The following is a genomic window from Bacillus sp. V2I10.
TTTATTCAGCAGGTCAGCAGCGGATTTAGAATCAAGTGCGCCCGTTGGTTCATCGGCGAAAATGATGCTTGGTTCATGAATAAAGGCACGTGCTGCAGAAGTACGCTGCTTCTGTCCGCCGGAAATTTCATTCGGATACTTATCTTTTAACTCGTAGATGCCGAGCTCATTTGCTAAAGCATGAAATTTCTGGTCCGCCTCTTTTTTAGGTACCTTTGAAATGGAAAGCGGCAGCAAAATATTTTCTTTAACTGTCAGTGTGTCCAGAAGGTTATAATCCTGAAAAATAAATCCGAGATGATGCTTTCTGAATTCAGCAAGCTCCTTTTCCTTCATCCCCGTCATTTCTTTGTTTTCAATTTGGATGGTCCCCCCGCTCACTTTATCAATAGAAGACAGGACATTCAGCAGCGTTGTTTTGCCCGAGCCGGACGCACCCATAATGCTGACAAATTCACCTTTTTGTATAGTAAGGTCAATTCCTTTAAGGACTTCCTGTTTATTCAATTTATTTCCGTAGCTTTTATGGAGCTTTGATGCTTCTAATATCGCCATACTCGCTTCCTCCTCTTAATTCGATATCTTAATTATAAAAAGAAGAAAGAGCCTTTTCCTTTTATTGTGCGAACAAAAAAGAAAAGCATGTGACATTCTTGTCACACGCTAATGACGGCTGCAAAGTCATTTCTTTTTGGGAAAGTTAACGTAAATGCTGTTTCTGTGTGGATAATAGACTGTGCGTGAATATCAATCAGCAGCGGTATAGCTGCTTTTTTAGCGAGATACAGCCCCATCCCTGTAGCAGCATGATCATGATGGTTTATGGTCGATGTGAAGCCTTTATCGAATATGCGGGGCAGGTCCTTTGGATCAATACCCCGGCCAAAGTCTTTCACCTGAACGCTTATTTGATCATCCTGCTTCCAGCTTTTTATGATAATGTTAGACCCCTCGCTGTATTTCACTGCATTCGTTAAGATTTGTCTAATAATAAAGGCAAGCCATTTTGCATCACTAAGAACTTTCTTTTGATCAAACTGAATGTCAAAACCAATCCCTTTTTGAATACACCATGCCTGAAGTGTTTTAATTTCACTGAAAATCACGCTTTCCAAATCAACCGTTTCAATATATAAATCATTTTCAATAAAAGGAATCCGTTTTTGATGCAGCTGCTGATCAAGCAAAAGGTGAATCCGCAGCCACTCATACGTCAAATGAGTTTTCATCACATCGTCTTCCATGCGTTCGATCATTAAATGCATGGCAGTGAGAGGAGTCTTCACTTCATGAATCCACGATAACAGTTCATCTTTTTCCTGTTCAAGCGAAATTCTGTTGTGCAAAGCATCTGTTTTCAGGGCCTGTGCCTGTTCGCTGAGCGTCTTTTCAACCAATTGTTCAAACGGGCTTTCCGGAGCTGGAATGCTTGATATATCAAGGTTGTTTTCCCGATCTTCCAGACTTTTAAAAAAGGCAGTTTCTTTGTTGTACCGAACGGCTAAGAAGACAATAAACGAGATCATGGAAAGAAAAACAATATACAGGACTGACTGTACTGGAATGGCTGAGTCAATGAAAGCGATAAAGAGAATAAAAAAATGAATCATAATAAAGAATAGAATCCAGCTGCGGCGCTCTTTTAAGAAACGGAGAATCATACCATTTCCTCTTCTGCCGCAAGATATCCCTGGCCTACTTTTGTCTCAATAAATTGACCAAGACCAATTTCATCCAGCCGCTTTCGCAGGCGATTGACATTCACTGTTAACGTATTATCGCTTATGAAGCGTTTATCATCCCACAGGCTGTTCATGAGCTTGTCTCTGCTGACAATTTTGTTTTTTTGTTCAATCAAGAGTTTAAGAATGAACATTTCATTCTTTGTCAGTTCAACGGAACCGGTTTCGTTCGTAACCGTATTTCGCTCATAATCAACCGCAGCATTGCACCATGTTTTCAGACTTACTTGCTCTGTATTGTAGTTATAAACACGGCGGAGAATGGCCTGGATTTTAGCAATCAGCACATCAAAGTGAAAAGGCTTTTGGACAAAATCATCAGCACCAAGCTGCATAGACATGACCATATCAGTCGGATGATCCCGCGAGGAGAGAAAAATGATCGGCACATTCGAATGCGACCGGATCATCCGGCACCAATGAAAGCCGTCAAACTTCGGCAGCTGAATATCAATGATGACCAAATCTGGCTTTACGGCTGAGAATTCCTGCATGACTTTATTAAAATCTGTAATGCCATAGACATCATAAGACCACTGATTTAATCGTTCTTTGATTTCATTAAACAGGGTTAAATCATCTTCAATTAATAGAAGTTTAAACATGAGTTTCACCACACTATAAGGTTTCTTTTACAATTATTGTATAGGAAAACAGTTCTGTGTGCTATAGATGGTCTTAGATGTCAGAACACTTAAGTGAACGGAATATTCATACTAATCTTGACATTGATTCAATAGATTGCTATTGTAGTAAAAAAATAATTTCTTATCCAGAGAGGTGGAGGGACTGGCCCTTTGAAACCTCAGCAGCAGGTCTCTTATGATACTGTGCTAACTCCAGCGGGTGAATTGACCTGATAGATAAGCGTGCCTTTTATTTGTCAGTAACGCACTCTTTTTAAAGAGTGCGTTTTTCATTTTTTTGGATGTGAAAAAAGGGGAGTAAAAATGGAAGCTAAGCAGCAATTTCAGAGGAAAATGCAATCTCGACATTTAGTAATGTTATCTCTTGGAGGTGTAATTGGGACAGGTTTATTCTTAAGCACGGGTTATACGATTCAACAGGCTGGACCGTTTGGGACGATCCTGTCGTATCTTGTTGGTGCCCTGGTCGTTTATCTCGTTATGCTTTGTTTAGGGGAATTAGCCGTCCATATGCCGGAGACTGGCGCTTTTCATAGCTATGCCGCTAAATATATTGGTCCAGGAACAGGATATACTGTAGCCTGGCTGTATTGGCTGACTTGGACGGTTGCGTTAGGTTCGGAATTCACGGCAGCGGGGCTGCTGATGCAGAGGTGGTTTCCATCTATTAACGTCTGGATTTGGAGTGCGGTGTTTGCATTGCTAATCTTTGCATTAAATGCTGTGACGGTTAAGTTTTTCGCGGAATCTGAATTTTGGTTTGCATCGATTAAAGTCGTTGCCATAGTGATTTTTATTCTTTTGGGAGGAGCAGCAATTATTGGTTTTATTCCACTGACGGATTCCAATTCAGCTCCGTTCTTTACGAATCTCACAAGCGAAGGATTATTTCCGAATGGTGCATTTGCCGTTATTATGACGATGCTTGCTGTGAATTTTGCCTATTCGGGAACAGAATTAATAGGGGTTGCAGCTGGAGAAACAGTCAATCCGGAAAAAACGATTCCAATGGCCATTCGGACAACATTATGGAGATTGATTATCTTTTTTGTTGGAACCATTGTTGTCTTATCTGCACTGCTGCCCGCATCGGATTCAGGAGTTTTAAAAAGTCCCTTTGTTTCTGTATTTGAACGAATTGGCCTTCCCTATGCAGCAGATATCATGAATTTCGTGATCTTAACAGCTATTTTGTCTGCAGCAAACTCAGGCCTGTATGCTGCTTCTAGAATGCTCTGGTCACTTTCAGATAAGAAAACGATATCACCCATTTTTGCAAGAGTGACAAAGCGCGGTGTGCCTATATATGCAGTGATTTTCAGTATGCTGGGCGGCACCTTGGCTTTGTTCTCAAGTGTTATTGCACCAGATACCGTATATATAGTCCTTGTCTCCATTTCAGGTTTAGCCGTGGTTGCCGTATGGATGAGTATTAGCGTGTCACAGTTTTTCTTTCGCAGACAATATATTAAACAAGGACATTCGATAAAGGACCTGGTTTACCGGACACCTTTCTATCCCCTGGTACCGATTGCATCTTTTGTGCTGTGTCTGGCATCTTTGGTTGGAATCGCATTTGATCCCGCACAGCGAATTGCCCTCTATTGCGGCATTCCATTTATTTTGTTTTGCTATGGAAGCTATTATGCAACACATTTTATTAAGAAAAGAGGAGAAGGATATGCAGCAGAATCTCAATCCAATTGAAGCCATTTTACGTGACTATTCCGTCATGATCCTTGATGGGGCACTTGCTACAGAACTCGAACAGCATGGCTGTGATTTGGACGATCCCCTTTGGTCTGCCCGAATATTACTCGAAAACCCCGAAGTGATTTATCAGGTACATTCAGACTATTTCCGTGCGGGAGCGGACTGTGCTATTACGGCCAGCTATCAAGCAACAATCGATGGTTTCTTGAAGCGGGGAATCGAAGAAGAAGAAGCATTGCAGTTAATAAAGAAAACAGTGCTGATTGCAAGAAAAGCCAGAGATGATTTTTGGAAGGAAGAAATGGAAGCAATTAGACCAAAGCCGTTGGTTGCGGCATCAATTGGGCCTTATGGCGCCTATCTTGCAGACGGTTCAGAGTATACAGGCATCTATGGGGTTACGGATGAGACTTTAAAAGATTTTCATCGTCCCAGAATGTCAGCTTTGATTGAAGCAGGTGCTGAAATACTGGCATTTGAAACCATTCCTTCTCTTCAGGAAGCAAAAGTTTTAAGTGATTTATTGGATGAATTTCCCGATACATATGCTTGGCTATCCTTTTCCTTGAAAAATGAGAAAGCGATTAGTGATGGCACTTTGCTCGAGGTGTGTGCAAATACCTTCGGGGACAACGGGCAAATTGCTGCAATTGGGATCAACTGTGCACCACTGGAATTAGTGAATGAAGCCATAAAAGTGATGAGCGGGCATACAAAAAAACCAGTTATTGTTTACCCGAATTCTGGAGAAGCCTACAATCCAGCCACTAAAACATGGCATGGCCAGAAATCTTGTCTTGAACTGGATCATCTATCAGAAGACTGGTTCAAGGCAGGTGCCCGCTTAATAGGAGGATGCTGTCGAACAGCGCCTTACCATATTGAAAAGATTTCAAAAAAATGGCGGATCAGTGAAAAGATCAATTCTGAAATTTAATAGATCCAACAAAAAAGGACATCCTCATTCGGGATGTCCTTTTTCCTCCTCATCAAGCAGATGCAGAAGCATTAACTTTTGCCCATGCCGCACTTTCTTTCTTCCCGTGCAAAAAATAGTAAAGAACAGAACTGGCAAGGACTAATACACCTAAAATCACATACAAGGTACTGTATCCTGTCACCGGAATGACAAATCCAAGCAGATAAGGTCCGAACCCTAAACCTGCGTCAAGGAAGATAAAAAAAGTCGAAGTGGCGAGACCCATACGGTGAGGCGGCGTTAATTTAACAGCAATCGCCTGTGTCGTTGATTGCATGTTTCCAAATCCAAGTCCGATCAAAACACCAGAAAGCAAGAAAATGAAGCTAGTACTTGCCGTGCTCAAAAGGAACATACCTGCTCCAAATAAGAGGAAGGCAGGATACATAATGAAATTTGCCCCTTTTTTGTCCATTAATCGGCCCGTAAATGGACGTGAAGCCAAGACAGCTGCCGCATAGACGACGAAAAAGAAGCTTGCTGTGCTGACAAGATGAATGTCCTTCGCATAGAAATTAATAAAGGACAGGACACTTGAATAGCAAAACGCCGCTGCAAGTGTAATAAATGCGATCGGCAAAGCTCTTGGCTCTACAAAATTTGAAAGTCTGAATCCTCGTACTTCTGCTTTTTTTGCTGAACCATCAAGCGGGGGCACATACAAGAAAAAGGCAATGATTAAACTGATGACGCCTAATGCAACGCTGAAGGTAAAGATAGTTTGAAAGCTTGCATGCTGGCTCAAGTACAGCCCGATGAAAGGGCCGATGGCTGTTGCAAGAGTTGCACTCATACTGTAGTACCCGATGCCTTCCCCTTTTCGAGAAGCGGGAATAATCTGTGCTACTATAGTGCCTGTTGCTGTACTTGCAATACCCAGGGTAATTCCATGGACAAGACGGTTGAAAAGAAGGAAGCCAAGTCCAAACTCAAAGAAATAAAAGGCTGTTGTCAGGGTAAACAGAAAAAGCCCTGTATACAGGATCCTTTTACGGCTGAAAGTTACAATGAGCCTTCCAATTAAAAGCCGGCCAATCAGTGCGCCTATAATAAAAATCCCGGTTACAAGTCCCGCCTCACTCGTAGAGGCACTGTACTCATTCACTGCAAAAACAGCAATAGTCACCATTAATAAGTAAAAGATTAACGTTAAGAAAAAATTGATGGACGACACGACAATAAAGTCTTTCGTCCATAATTTGGATGTTGTCTGATTCACGTTTTTGCCACCTTACTCTCTAATATTGTTCCGAATATCTTTCATGATCCGGATCACCTCAAGCTGTTCTTCTTCTGAAATTCCTTTTAAAATTTCCTGTTCATAGTCATCGATTGTTACTCGAACATCCCCGTAAACCTTTCTCCCAAGATTCGTAAGCTGCATTCTCTTTTCACGCTTATCCTTGCCGGGAACATGCTCTACATATCCCAGTTCCTCAAGGCGGCTGATGGTTCTTGTAACGGTAGGCTTTTCAACACTTTGATAATCGGCAAGCTCAACAAGCGTAGCTGTCCCGTAATTCCATAAATAATGCAAAACAGACCATTGAGCTCTGTATAAATCGTGTTTGGCAAGCTCCATATTCAGTCTGTTTTCAAAAGGACGGTATAACAGCAGAAGCTGCTGAAAAAACTTTTGATATGTTTTTATAGGAAACACCTCATTAAATAAATAGTTACCCTAGATAACAGTTACTCTAGGTAACTAATATAACAAAAACAGTCCTTGTTTGTCTACCATCCGAAATCCTGAAGATGGATATTGACACAAAACGGGAATATATGTTATTTAATTAGTGGTTAGCACTCTCATGAAAAGAGTGCTAAAAAGCAGTTTGAAAGGAGAATGACAATGGAAAAAATGCAGTTCAAAGCGGAGTCTAAGAGACTATTGGAAATGATGATCAACTCAATTTACTCTCAAAAAGAAATCTTTTTAAGAGAACTGATTTCAAATGCGAGTGATGCGATTGATAAAATTTATTACAAAGCTTTAACAGACGACAGCCTATCATTTGACCAGAACCATTACTACATAAAAGTAAGGGCAGACAAGGCAAATAGAACATTAACAATCTCAGATACTGGGATTGGGATGACAAAAGAAGAACTTGAAAACAACCTTGGAATTATTGCGAAAAGCGGCTCTCATGCTTTTAAAAGTGAAAATGAGCTGAAGGATGGCCATGACATTATCGGTCAATTTGGAGTTGGTTTTTACTCAGCCTTCATGGTAGCAGACGCTATCATTGTGACAACGAAAACAATCGGCAGCGAAGATGCCTATAGATGGCATTCTGGGGGAGCAGACGGCTATACGATCGAGCTTTGTGAAAAAGAAGAGGTCGGAACGGAGATTGTTCTTAGCATCAAAGAAAACACAGAAGACGATTCGTATGATGAATATTTAGAAGAATACCGCTTAAAAGCCATCATTAAAAAATACTCTGATTTCATCCGCTACCCAATTAAGATGGATGTAACGGAGAGAAAACGCAAAGAAGACAGCGAAACAGAGTTTGAAGAGGTTCTGGAAGAACAGACGATCAACAGCATGGTTCCGATTTGGAGAAAGAATAAAAATGAGCTCACTTCGGAAGATTACGAGAATTTTTATGCAGAAAAACATTATGGATTTGATAAACCGTTAAAACATATCCATATCAGTGTGGACGGTGCCGTCAGATACAATGCAATTCTCTATATCCCTGAACAGATTCCGTATGATTACTACTCTAAAGAGTTTGAAAAGGGACTAGAGCTTTACTCTAATGGTGTGTTAATCATGGAAAAATGCTCAGACCTGCTTCCTGACTATTTCAGTTTTGTAAAAGGAATGGTAGATTCTGAGGATTTATCTCTCAACATTTCAAGAGAAATCCTCCAGCATGACCGCCAGCTAAAGCTGATTGCAAAAAATATCAAGAATAAAATTAAGAGCCAGCTGCAAAGCTTATTAAAAGATGAGAGAGAAAAGTATGAAACATTCTATAACTCTTTCGGAAGACAGCTGAAATATGGCGTTTACAGTGATTTTGGGGCAAACAAAGAAGATCTTCAGAACCTGCTCATGTTCTATTCATCAAAAGAGAAAAAGCTGATCACTCTTGATGAATATGTTTCAAGCATGCCTGAAGATCAGAAATACATCTACTATGCTGCAGGAGAAAGCTATGAACGAATTGAAAAGCTTCCGCAGACAGAGGTTGTGGCTGATAAAGGCTATGATATCTTATATTTCACGGATGAAGTGGATGAATTTGCGATCAGAATGCTGATGAATTACCAGGAAAAAGAATTCAAATCGATTTCAAGCGGAGATTTAGGCATAGAAGCAGGCGAGAATGAAAAGAGTGCAGAATCGGAAGCAAAAGAAAACAAAGAACTCTTTGAAGAGATGAAAACGATTCTTGCCGGCAAAGTGAAGGATGTAAGAATTTCAAAGCGGCTGAAGTCGCATCCAGTCTGCATCGCAACAGAAGGCGAAGTGACGACGGAAATGGAAAAGATCCTGAAGGCGATGCCGAACAACCAGAATATACAGGCTGAAAAAATTCTTGAAATTAATCGAAATCATGAAGTATTTGCTTCTTTAAAAGATTCCTTTGAAAAGGATAAAGAAAAATTAGCGCTGTATACAAACCTGTTATTTAATCAGGCGCTCCTGATCGAAGGATTGCCGATTGAAGATCCTGTAGAGTTTACGAATGATATTTGCAAAATAATGGTGTAAAAAGAAACAAACCTTAAAAGCGCGAAATAAGCAGAAAAGGGAGTCCAGAAAAACCAGGACTCCCTTTTTCTTATTTCGGATGCATCTTAAATTTTAAAAACAGCTCATTATAATAAGCCAAATTCTTTTTGCCAAGGTTCTCATACACTTCCAGTCTTTCCGTCAGCTCAGGCGGAGGATAGAAGCGCTGATCGTTTACCATTTCTTCCGGCATGTATTTTAAGGCTTCTTTGTTAGGTGTGGAGTAGCTGACATATTCGGTGTTTTCTGCGGCCACCTCAGCATCCAGCATGAAGTTGATGAACTGATGGGCAGCTTCTGCATTTTTGGCTGTTTTCGGGATAACCATGTTATCGAACCATAAGTTTGAGCCTTCCTCTGGAACTACATACTCCAGATCTTCATTTTCATACATGATCTCTGATGCAACCCCAGACCATACAAGCCCGATTGCTGCTTCCTGATTTTCCAGCAGCATCCGGCTCTCATCTCCAACAACTGCTTTGACATTTGGAGTGAGGGAATCAAGCTTTCGTTTTGCTTCCTCTAAATGATCCTTATTTGTATCGTTTAGAGAGTAGCCAAGGCTGTTTAGGCCCATTCCCATCACTTCTCTTGCCCCGTCAATCAGCAGGATCTCATTTCGCAGATCGGAATCCCAAAGGTCATTCCAGCTCGTGATTTTTTTACCGTCTATCATCGTTGGATTATAGATAATGCCGACAGTTCCCCAGAAATATGGAACGGAATATTTATTTTCAGGGTCGAATGGCAAATCCATAAACCGGTCATCAATATTTTTCAAGTTCGGAAGCTTTGAATGATCCAAAGGGATAAGCAAATCTTCTTGTCTCATTTTATCAATCATATATTCAGAAGGAACGGCTATATCATAAGTCGTTCCGCCCTGTTCAATCTTTGTCATCATCGCCTCGTTTGAATCAAAGGTCTCATAGATGACTTTAATGCCTGTTTCTTTCTCAAAGCGGTCAACCAGATCGGAATTAATGTAGTCTCCCCAGTTAAAGATCGTAAGCGTATTGCCGCTTGAGTAGCCCTGTGAAGAGTTCAGCTCTGAAACAGCATACATAAGGATGCCCGACACGAGAATAATCGCGAAGAAAACGCGGACCAGCTTCTTCATTTTCTTACCCCCCATCCGCTTTGCTTATTTCGCTGCGTGATGAAGTAGTAAACAATCACAAGCAGGACTGTGAAAAGGAAAAGCAGGGTTGATAAGGCGTTAATATTCAATGAGATTCCCCGGCGCGCAAGTGAATAGATTTCAACGGACAGCGTAGTGAATCCATTGCCGGTTACGAAAAAGGTAACAGCGAAATCATCAAGAGAGAACGTAAGAGCCATAAAAAATCCTGCAAAAATACCCGGTGTGATAAATGGCAAGGTCACTTTAGTCAGGACATTCCAGCTGCTTGCGCCAAGATCTCTTGCTGCATCAAGCAAGGTTGGACTCATCTCCATCAGTTTCGGCAGAACCATTAAGACAACAATCGGAACGCTGAATGCAATATGAGATAAGAGGACTGAATAAAATCCAAGCTTGATTCCTGCCATCGTAAACAGAATTAAAAACGAAGCGCCAATAATAACGTCAGGACTGACAATCAGCACATTATTCAATGACAACAATGTGTTTTTTGTTTGTCTGCTTTTAAAAGAATGAATGGCAAGTGCTCCAAGAACACCGATAATGGTGGAAATAAGAGCTGACAGCAAGGCGATAACGAGTGTGTTCAGCACGATGATCAGCAGCCTCGTATCTGTGAAAAGCTCCTTATACCAATCAAGCGTAAATCCTTCAAAGTTGTACATCGTACCGCCGCTGTTGAACGAATAAAACACAAGGAAGAAAATTGGCGTATATAGGATGAGAAAGATCAAAATTAAAAAGATCCTGGATAGAGGGGATATTTTCTTATCCAACTTACATACCCCGCTTTCGATTTCCGGTAAGGAAGATAATCAGAAACATAAAAATAATCAAAAAGACAGCAATGGTCGACCCCATACCCCAGTCCTGAGTCACAAGGAAATGCTGTTCAATCGCAGTTCCGAGTGTGATCACTCTGTTTCCAGCAATCAATCTTGTCAGCATGAACAGAGAAAGAGCAGGTATAAAGACAAGCTGGCATCCAGCTTTAACGCCATCAATCGTAAGCGGAAAAATGACTCTGCAAAAGGCAGTCCAGCTTGATGCCCCCAAATCACGCGCTGCATCCAGCAGGGTTGGATTTAATTCATTCAGTGAATTGAAAATAGGCAAAATCATAAATGGAATAAAGATATAAACCGATACAAAAATGAAACTGAAATCGGTGAACAATAACTGCTGCGAGCCAATGCCGATTGTTTCTAAAAAGCTGTTAGCAACACCGTACGTGCCAAAAATGCCAAGAAAAGCATAGGCTTTTAACAATAAGTTAATCCAGGAAGGGACAATAATCAGCAGCAGCCAAAGGTGCTTATGCTTTGTATAAGTCAGCAAATAAGCAGTTGGGTATGCAATAAGCAGGGAAAGAGCTGTGATCAAAAAAGCATACCAAAATGAACTCAAGGTCATTTTTATGTAGACCGGTGTGAAGAAGTTCTGGTAATTGGCAAGCGATAAATTTCCTTCAATATCAATAAAAGAATAATAAAGAACAAGAACTATCGGTGCAATAACAAAGAGAGCAATCCAAAGAGCATAGGGAATCATATACAAATTTCGGGTCAGCTTATTTTCCATGCTCTTCTCCATCTGTATAGGCTTCTAAACGTCTGTCAAATTCCTCTTCGGTCTCACCGAATCTCATTACATGTATCGCTTCGGGGTCAAAAAAAAGGCCGATCTCATCTCCGACGGTGGCTTTCTTTGTGGAATGAACGAGCCATTCGTTTCCATCCTTGTCATAGCTGCTTATTTCATAATGAACACCGCGGAACAATTGAGAATCAACACGTACCTGGAGTTTCCCGCGTTCCAAAGAAGTGATTTCTAAATCTTCAGGACGAATGACGATCTCTATAGGTTCATTTGGAGTCAGACCCTGATCGACACATTCAAATTGTCTGCCGGTGAATTCTACAAGGTAATCCTCAAGCATGGTCCCTTTTACAATATTGGATTCACCAATAAAATCAGCAACAAAGCGGTTAATAGGTTCATCATATATATCCGTTGGAGTCCCGCTTTGCTGTATTTTCCCTTTGTCCAGAACAAAAATTTCATCAGACATCGCGAGAGCTTCTTCCTGGTCGTGGGTGACAAAGATAAAGGTAATGCCCAGACGCTGCTGAAGTTCTCGCAGTTCATACTGCATTTCAGTGCGAAGCTTTAAGTCCAGGGCTGACAATGGTTCATCAAGAAGAATCACTTCCGGCTCATTGACAATCGCACGTGCAATTGCGACCCGCTGGCGCTGGCCTCCGGACATTTCCCGAATTTCCCTTTTTTCATATCCAGCAAGGTTTACAAAGCTTAAGGCTTCTCTTACTTTCAATTCAATATCCCGATTATTCATTTTTTTAATGCGCAGTCCGAATGCAACATTTTCGAAAACATTCAAATGAGGAAACAGTGCATAATCCTGAAACACCGTATTTACTTGGCGTTTGTTAGCAGGAACATCATTTATCTTTTTTCCGTTAAAAAGGATTTCTCCTTCAGACGCCTCAATAAACCCGGCAATCAGCCGAAGAATAGTTGTCTTGCCGCATCCTGAAGGGCCAAGAAGTGTATAAAATTTACCGCGCTCGATTTCAAAACTGACATGATTAAGGACAGCAGGATCATTGTCATATTGTTTCGTAACCTGCTTAAACTGAATAATTGTGTTTGTCATATCATTCTCCCTCTTGGTTTGCTCGGATTTGAACAAAGAAATATTTATAAAAAACGGTCAATTTTTCCATATTTATCATGAATAATTATACATGAAAGCGGGAAAGAAAACAGTGAAAACTAACTCCCTTTAATAGCGTAAATGAATATCAAAAACGCTTTGGATTTTCACCCAAAGCGTTTCTTATTTGTCAAATCAGTCAGCTGCATTCTCTTCAAACAATCTCGCAATCTCAACAATAACCTGTGTTGCTTTTTGCATATTATCAACTGATATATATTCGAACTTGCCGTGGAAATTCTCTCCGCCTGTAAAAATATTCGGGGTAGGAAGGCCCATATAGGAGAGCTGGGATCCATCTGTGCCGCCGCGGATCGGTTCAACAATTGGCTGAATGTCCAGGTTTTCCATCGCTTTGTATGCAATGTCAACGATCTGTTTAACAGGCTCGATTTTTTCACGCATATTGTAGTACTGATCGTTCATCTCAAGGACGATGCGTTCGCTTCCGTATTTCTCCTTCAATTCATCAACAACACCGGCCATCGTTTGTTTTTTCTGCTGGAACGCTTCCTTATCAAAATCTCTGATAATGTAGCTTAGCTTCGTTTGTTCAACATCCCCGCTGAAAGAAAGAAGATGGAAGAAGCCTTCATAGCCTTCTGTTAATTCAGGAGCTTGTTCAGCAGGCAGCTTGCTTTGCAGCTCCATTGCAATCTTAATGGAATTCACCATTTTTCCTTTAGCCGTTCCAGGGTGGATGTTGGTGCCTTTAATTGTAATGGAGGCCCCTGCCGCACTGAAGCTTTCGTACTGCAGCTCTCCGAGAGGACCGCCGTCCACTGTATAAGCGTATTTCGCATCAAAGGTAGCCACATCAAATTTATGTGGTCCGCGTCCGATTTCCTCATCAGGAGTAAAAGCCACTCTGATTTTGCCGTGCTTGATCTCAGGATGCCTGATCAAATAATCCATCGCCGTCATAATCTCAGCTATACCCGCTTTATTGTCAGCTCCTAACAGAGTGGTGCCGTCTGTTGTTATAAGGGTATGGCCTTGATAGTTTAATAAATTAGGAAAGTCTTTTGGAGACAGAGTCACTTGCTCTGCTTCATTCAGCAGGATGTTCTGTCCGTCATAGT
Proteins encoded in this region:
- a CDS encoding ABC transporter ATP-binding protein, giving the protein MTNTIIQFKQVTKQYDNDPAVLNHVSFEIERGKFYTLLGPSGCGKTTILRLIAGFIEASEGEILFNGKKINDVPANKRQVNTVFQDYALFPHLNVFENVAFGLRIKKMNNRDIELKVREALSFVNLAGYEKREIREMSGGQRQRVAIARAIVNEPEVILLDEPLSALDLKLRTEMQYELRELQQRLGITFIFVTHDQEEALAMSDEIFVLDKGKIQQSGTPTDIYDEPINRFVADFIGESNIVKGTMLEDYLVEFTGRQFECVDQGLTPNEPIEIVIRPEDLEITSLERGKLQVRVDSQLFRGVHYEISSYDKDGNEWLVHSTKKATVGDEIGLFFDPEAIHVMRFGETEEEFDRRLEAYTDGEEHGK
- the pepT gene encoding peptidase T, encoding MKNEIIERFTSYVIIDTQSNDSSETCPSTDGQLTLARTLAEELKAIGLEDVSMDEFGYVMATLPSNTDKQVPTIGFLAHIDTATDFTGKNVNPQVHENYDGQNILLNEAEQVTLSPKDFPNLLNYQGHTLITTDGTTLLGADNKAGIAEIMTAMDYLIRHPEIKHGKIRVAFTPDEEIGRGPHKFDVATFDAKYAYTVDGGPLGELQYESFSAAGASITIKGTNIHPGTAKGKMVNSIKIAMELQSKLPAEQAPELTEGYEGFFHLLSFSGDVEQTKLSYIIRDFDKEAFQQKKQTMAGVVDELKEKYGSERIVLEMNDQYYNMREKIEPVKQIVDIAYKAMENLDIQPIVEPIRGGTDGSQLSYMGLPTPNIFTGGENFHGKFEYISVDNMQKATQVIVEIARLFEENAAD